The following proteins are co-located in the Microcystis wesenbergii NRERC-220 genome:
- the lepB gene encoding signal peptidase I, which produces MSNPPLFSAVSPPDATNSQTKDPWLAVNLSMFFPGLGQWYANKNQKATIWAIAQIILIIVTIWSIFSPNGPVSWGLGGIVALVILYISNIFDAHWSVYYSEQNNSLEKIPRQQKNPWFAVFANRIIPGLGQLYADKVILGIIFLTISLITLKMDHFFANILFLTPLITAIAIYHVYHTFPHQFHPHRHTYRSILALMVAAIFTWGIICNYFPDWLHQRIEFFEIPSESMLPTLAVGDRIFVSQSGNYQAKRGDIIVFRTPEKIKQLDPKSGDFFIKRVIAIAGDTIEIRGGKVYLNQQVIEEPYTAELANYEIEFMTIPPKTLFVLGDNRNHSFDSRDWGFLPKIYIVGQAYKVYWPLDRVQSLL; this is translated from the coding sequence ATGAGCAACCCCCCCCTTTTTTCGGCTGTTTCTCCTCCTGATGCGACTAATTCACAAACAAAAGATCCCTGGTTAGCGGTCAATCTCTCGATGTTTTTCCCCGGTTTGGGACAATGGTATGCTAACAAAAACCAGAAAGCAACCATTTGGGCGATCGCTCAAATAATATTAATAATTGTGACAATTTGGTCAATTTTTAGCCCCAATGGCCCTGTAAGCTGGGGATTAGGGGGAATAGTTGCTCTGGTTATCCTTTACATTAGCAATATTTTTGACGCTCACTGGAGTGTTTATTATTCCGAACAGAATAACAGCTTAGAGAAAATTCCCCGCCAACAAAAAAACCCATGGTTTGCCGTCTTCGCTAACCGGATTATACCGGGGTTAGGGCAATTGTACGCCGATAAGGTGATCTTAGGGATAATTTTTCTGACTATATCCCTGATTACCCTGAAAATGGATCATTTTTTTGCCAATATCCTCTTTCTTACCCCTTTAATTACAGCGATCGCTATTTATCATGTTTATCACACTTTCCCCCATCAATTCCATCCCCATCGTCACACCTATCGTTCCATTTTGGCGCTGATGGTGGCAGCAATTTTTACTTGGGGAATTATCTGTAATTATTTTCCCGATTGGTTACATCAAAGAATAGAATTTTTCGAGATTCCTAGCGAATCCATGCTGCCTACCCTCGCAGTAGGTGATCGCATTTTCGTCAGTCAATCTGGTAATTATCAAGCAAAAAGAGGCGATATAATTGTTTTTAGAACTCCCGAAAAAATTAAGCAACTAGATCCTAAGTCTGGAGATTTTTTTATTAAACGAGTCATCGCTATTGCTGGGGATACCATTGAAATCCGGGGGGGCAAAGTTTATCTCAACCAGCAAGTTATCGAGGAACCCTACACCGCCGAGTTAGCCAATTATGAAATAGAATTTATGACTATACCCCCAAAAACCCTGTTTGTTTTGGGAGATAATCGTAACCATAGTTTTGATTCCCGTGATTGGGGTTTTTTGCCCAAAATTTATATCGTTGGTCAAGCCTATAAAGTTTACTGGCCTCTCGATCGTGTTCAGTCTTTGCTATGA